A section of the Hippea sp. KM1 genome encodes:
- the hslV gene encoding ATP-dependent protease subunit HslV codes for MEQLRGTTIICVRRDNQTAIGGDGQVSLGNTVIKSNAKKIRKLYNDKVVVGFAGATADAFTLFEKLEDKLNEYAGNLTRASVELAKEWRTDKVLRRLEAMLIAADKESIYLISGNGDVLSPDEDVCAIGSGGNYALSAAKALIGFTQLDAESIVRESLKIAAQICIYTNDSITVETLGE; via the coding sequence ATGGAACAACTCAGGGGCACAACGATCATATGCGTCAGAAGAGACAATCAAACGGCCATCGGCGGGGATGGCCAGGTAAGCTTGGGCAATACGGTTATTAAATCCAACGCAAAGAAAATAAGGAAACTATACAACGATAAGGTGGTCGTTGGATTTGCCGGGGCAACGGCCGATGCATTTACGCTGTTTGAAAAGTTGGAGGATAAGCTAAACGAGTATGCAGGCAACCTGACGAGGGCATCGGTAGAATTGGCAAAGGAGTGGCGCACAGACAAGGTATTGAGAAGGCTTGAGGCGATGCTTATTGCAGCAGATAAAGAGAGCATCTATCTAATCTCAGGAAACGGTGATGTCCTGTCGCCCGATGAGGATGTCTGCGCTATAGGCTCAGGTGGCAATTACGCACTCTCGGCAGCCAAAGCACTCATCGGCTTTACACAGCTGGATGCAGAATCGATAGTAAGAGAATCCCTAAAGATAGCAGCCCAGATCTGCATATACACCAACGACTCCATTACCGTAGAAACATTAGGAGAATAA